A single genomic interval of Bradyrhizobium japonicum USDA 6 harbors:
- the glsA gene encoding glutaminase A, translating into MTTFSPLASAWTRSKPPLLRFLGNCLNEFSAETAGHVADYIPELSKADPAHFGISLATLDGHVYEVGDSRVPFTIQSMSKPFVFALALDLLGASRVESAIGVEPSGDPFNSIRLNSDNHPFNPMVNAGAIACTGLIYDSKGADAFEQIRLALSRFAGRDLAVDEAVYSSESQTGDRNRAIGYLLKTNAVISDNVAGVLEVYFRQCAVLVTARDIAVMAATLANRGVNPVTGEQVLTPYAISRTLSVMTSSGMYDYAGEWIYRIGIPAKSGVGGGILAALPARLGLGSYSPKLDKHGNSVRGIKVCEALSSHYDLHMLNRSDDARNAVIADYDIGKSPSRRVRRPQEREILAAHEQEVRVIELVGTLSLSAVDYVSRRLAGQLRPQIVIFDLHRVTSTTRAGARLVAEAFEELAALNVTVVISGVRRASKEWDSLREWTAELKNVRDFYLLDTAIEWAEDQIVYRYGGSIDFHETTELAEQPLLSGMSEEELTDLASICAIRTFPSGAKIITTGAPADSLFFLRSGAVHVTLPDGVRLATLTAGMAFGEMALLEPTRSADVFADMAATAFEVPLKDFERFRKQHPRASERIMRNLAQLLADRLIVANAKVDILTST; encoded by the coding sequence ATGACAACGTTCTCGCCTCTCGCCTCCGCCTGGACCCGCTCGAAGCCGCCATTGCTGCGGTTTCTGGGCAATTGTCTCAACGAATTCTCGGCCGAGACCGCAGGCCACGTCGCCGACTACATCCCCGAGCTGAGCAAGGCCGACCCTGCCCATTTTGGCATCAGCCTCGCGACCCTGGACGGCCATGTCTACGAGGTCGGCGACAGCCGGGTGCCCTTCACCATCCAGTCGATGTCGAAGCCCTTCGTGTTCGCGCTGGCGCTGGACCTCCTGGGCGCCAGCCGCGTCGAGAGCGCCATCGGCGTCGAGCCCTCGGGCGATCCCTTCAACTCGATCAGGCTCAATTCCGACAACCATCCGTTCAACCCGATGGTCAATGCCGGGGCGATCGCCTGCACCGGACTGATCTATGACAGCAAGGGCGCGGACGCCTTCGAGCAGATCCGGCTCGCGCTCAGCCGCTTTGCGGGGCGCGATCTCGCGGTGGACGAGGCCGTTTACAGCTCGGAGAGCCAGACCGGCGACCGCAACCGCGCCATCGGCTACCTGCTCAAGACCAATGCGGTGATCTCGGACAATGTCGCAGGCGTGCTCGAAGTCTATTTCCGGCAATGCGCGGTGCTGGTCACGGCGCGCGACATCGCGGTGATGGCGGCGACGCTCGCCAATCGCGGCGTCAATCCCGTCACGGGCGAACAGGTGCTGACGCCCTACGCGATCTCGCGCACGCTGTCGGTGATGACGTCATCGGGGATGTACGACTATGCCGGCGAATGGATCTACCGGATCGGCATTCCCGCCAAGAGCGGCGTCGGCGGCGGCATCCTGGCCGCACTCCCCGCCCGGCTCGGGCTCGGCAGCTATTCGCCGAAGCTCGACAAGCACGGCAACAGCGTGCGCGGCATCAAGGTCTGCGAGGCGCTGTCCTCGCATTACGACCTGCACATGCTCAACCGCAGCGACGACGCGCGCAACGCCGTGATCGCCGACTACGACATCGGCAAGAGCCCGTCGCGGCGCGTGCGCCGGCCGCAGGAGCGCGAGATTCTGGCCGCGCACGAGCAGGAGGTGCGGGTCATCGAGCTGGTCGGCACGCTGTCGCTGTCGGCGGTCGACTATGTCTCGCGCCGGCTGGCCGGACAGCTCCGGCCGCAAATCGTGATCTTCGATCTCCACCGCGTCACCTCCACCACGCGCGCCGGCGCGCGGCTCGTGGCCGAGGCGTTCGAGGAGCTGGCGGCGCTGAACGTGACCGTCGTGATTTCAGGCGTCCGACGCGCTTCCAAGGAGTGGGACAGCCTGCGGGAATGGACGGCGGAACTGAAGAACGTCCGCGACTTCTATCTGCTCGACACCGCGATCGAATGGGCGGAAGACCAGATCGTCTACCGCTACGGCGGCTCGATCGATTTCCACGAGACCACCGAGCTTGCCGAACAGCCGCTGCTATCAGGCATGAGCGAGGAAGAGCTGACCGACCTCGCCTCGATCTGCGCGATCCGGACCTTTCCATCCGGGGCAAAGATCATCACGACAGGCGCCCCCGCCGATTCCCTGTTCTTCCTGCGCAGCGGCGCCGTGCATGTCACCCTGCCCGACGGCGTGCGGCTGGCGACGCTGACCGCCGGCATGGCCTTCGGCGAGATGGCGCTGCTGGAACCGACGCGTTCGGCCGATGTTTTCGCGGACATGGCAGCGACCGCATTCGAGGTGCCGCTGAAGGATTTCGAGCGCTTCCGCAAGCAGCACCCGAGGGCCTCCGAGCGCATCATGCGCAATCTGGCGCAGCTGCTCGCCGACCGCCTGATCGTCGCCAATGCCAAGGTCGACATTCTGACGTCGACGTGA
- a CDS encoding Zn-ribbon domain-containing OB-fold protein yields the protein MSERIADWTKGEQAITFQTCGACGHVQYFHRAFCAACGAPDPRDARASGKGRVYATSLVCRAATPETRAHVPYNILLVDCAEGFRMMAHGETNLAIGDEVTASFPTFAGKLVPFFSKRKQ from the coding sequence ATGAGCGAACGAATCGCGGACTGGACCAAGGGCGAGCAGGCCATCACCTTTCAGACCTGCGGCGCATGCGGCCATGTGCAGTATTTCCATCGCGCCTTCTGCGCGGCCTGCGGCGCGCCCGATCCGCGCGATGCGCGCGCCAGCGGCAAGGGCAGGGTCTATGCGACGTCGCTGGTCTGCCGCGCCGCCACGCCCGAGACGCGGGCGCACGTGCCCTACAACATCCTGCTGGTCGATTGTGCCGAAGGCTTTCGCATGATGGCGCACGGCGAAACGAATCTCGCTATCGGCGATGAGGTCACCGCGAGCTTCCCGACGTTCGCCGGCAAACTCGTGCCGTTTTTCAGCAAAAGGAAACAGTAG
- a CDS encoding TRAP transporter permease, with product MSASISTAPQDEAKRIVFDDPHGAAGNMQEAEVTRVRTLRGAWRWTLVAATAATILLCINQQFSLRFFIGYTQLNTEYFYLLIALMLPFTFLIFPGTERASLDRIPWYDLVCFVVTFAAALLLMSNVRKAAEAGWEFGGAPNTVIAAGLVMWVMLMEALRRTGGWSLLLSVLPFTVYPLFAESSWLGPFRGTQSTLEQATAYHVLSGESLLGIPIQAFADTVIGFLVFGTALMMTGAGKFFINLAFALCGTFRGGAAKVCIFASGLLGMMSGSIISNVLTAGTMTIPVMKKSGFRASYAGAIEACASTGAVLAPPVMGATAFVIAQFLNVSYADVAIAAIIPAALYYVGLFMQVDAYAARHGLKGIPRAELPRIMDTIRDGWYYVFVIALLIVMLLYFKRESHAPFYATALLLVLNQLFSKDTRWTLGTIGKFLEVNGRTFVELVGILAGCGLLIGAFSMTGVVSSLANDLLHIAGDNPFLLLGMCALTSLILGLGLTTTACYIFLAILVAPALEKLGLNKMAVHMFIFYWGMLSSITPPVAIASFAAAGIAGSPAMKTGWESMWVGSIIYFIPFFFVLNPALVLQGPSPYLAGLGLMALAAFGTLFICGGIQGYQPFVGDLRRAGMLEWPLRVLLVIGGFVVATPGGRIMPLSQMQVTLLGLAILAPTVLIALLLVRRQTVVPDGLRVP from the coding sequence ATGTCTGCTTCAATCTCCACCGCCCCGCAGGACGAGGCCAAGCGGATCGTGTTCGACGATCCGCACGGCGCCGCCGGCAACATGCAGGAAGCAGAGGTAACGCGCGTCCGCACGCTTCGCGGCGCCTGGCGCTGGACGCTGGTGGCCGCGACGGCGGCAACCATCCTGCTCTGCATCAACCAGCAATTCTCGCTGCGCTTCTTCATCGGCTACACCCAGCTCAACACGGAGTACTTTTATCTCCTGATCGCCCTGATGCTGCCGTTCACGTTCCTGATCTTCCCGGGCACGGAGCGCGCGTCCCTCGACCGCATTCCCTGGTACGATCTCGTCTGCTTCGTCGTGACCTTCGCGGCCGCGCTGCTGCTGATGTCGAACGTGCGCAAGGCGGCCGAGGCCGGCTGGGAATTCGGCGGTGCGCCCAACACCGTGATCGCCGCAGGCCTTGTAATGTGGGTGATGCTGATGGAGGCGCTGCGGCGTACCGGCGGCTGGAGCCTGCTGCTGAGCGTGCTCCCCTTCACGGTCTATCCGCTATTCGCCGAATCCAGCTGGCTCGGGCCGTTCCGGGGCACACAATCGACGCTGGAACAGGCGACCGCCTATCACGTGCTGTCGGGTGAGAGCCTGCTCGGCATTCCCATCCAGGCCTTTGCCGACACCGTGATCGGCTTCCTCGTGTTCGGCACCGCGCTGATGATGACGGGCGCCGGCAAATTCTTCATCAATCTCGCCTTCGCGCTCTGCGGCACGTTTCGCGGTGGCGCGGCGAAGGTCTGCATCTTCGCCAGCGGCCTGCTCGGCATGATGTCGGGTTCGATCATCTCCAACGTGCTGACCGCCGGCACCATGACCATTCCGGTGATGAAGAAGAGCGGCTTTCGCGCGTCCTATGCCGGCGCGATCGAGGCCTGCGCCTCCACGGGCGCGGTGCTGGCCCCGCCGGTGATGGGCGCGACCGCCTTCGTGATCGCGCAATTCCTCAACGTCAGCTATGCCGATGTCGCGATCGCCGCGATCATTCCGGCAGCGCTCTATTATGTCGGCCTGTTCATGCAGGTCGACGCCTATGCAGCCCGCCACGGACTGAAGGGTATTCCGCGCGCCGAGCTGCCGCGGATCATGGATACGATCAGGGACGGCTGGTACTACGTCTTCGTGATCGCGCTCCTGATCGTGATGCTGCTCTACTTCAAGCGCGAAAGCCACGCGCCGTTCTATGCCACCGCGCTGCTGCTCGTGCTCAACCAGCTCTTCTCCAAGGACACGCGCTGGACGCTCGGCACGATCGGCAAGTTCCTGGAGGTCAACGGACGCACCTTCGTCGAGCTCGTCGGTATCCTCGCCGGCTGTGGCCTCTTGATCGGGGCGTTCTCGATGACCGGCGTGGTGTCGAGCCTTGCCAACGACCTCCTGCATATTGCCGGGGACAATCCCTTCCTGCTGCTCGGCATGTGCGCCCTCACCAGCCTGATCCTCGGCCTCGGGCTGACCACCACGGCCTGCTACATCTTCCTCGCCATCCTGGTCGCGCCCGCGCTTGAGAAGCTCGGGCTGAACAAGATGGCCGTGCACATGTTCATCTTCTACTGGGGCATGCTGTCGTCGATCACGCCGCCGGTAGCGATCGCCTCTTTTGCCGCCGCGGGCATTGCCGGCTCGCCGGCGATGAAGACCGGCTGGGAATCGATGTGGGTCGGCAGCATCATCTATTTCATCCCGTTCTTCTTCGTGCTCAACCCGGCGCTGGTGCTGCAGGGGCCAAGTCCGTATCTCGCCGGCCTCGGCCTGATGGCGCTCGCTGCGTTCGGGACACTGTTCATCTGCGGCGGCATCCAGGGTTACCAACCCTTCGTTGGCGATCTGCGCCGCGCCGGGATGCTGGAGTGGCCTTTGCGGGTGCTGCTGGTGATCGGCGGTTTTGTCGTGGCCACGCCGGGCGGCAGGATTATGCCGCTGTCGCAGATGCAGGTCACGCTGCTGGGCCTCGCGATCCTGGCGCCCACGGTCTTGATCGCCCTGCTGCTGGTCCGGCGGCAGACCGTGGTGCCGGACGGGTTGCGCGTGCCCTGA
- a CDS encoding acetyl-CoA acetyltransferase, which translates to MTASIVGWAHTPFGKFDTETVESLVTRVANEAIADAGISASDVDEIVLGHFNAGFSPQDFTASLVLQADPKLRFKPTTRVENACATGSAAVHQGLRAIDAGAARIVLVVGVEQMTRTPGPEIGKNLLKASYLPEDGDTVGGFAGVFGKIASSYFQKYGDQSDALALIAAKNHKNGVANPFAQMRKDFGFEFCRAESEKNPYVAGPLKRTDCSLVSDGAAALVLADAETAKGMSKSIGFRATAHAQDFLPMSKRDILQFEGCTVAWQRALEKAGVALTDLSFVETHDCFTVAELIEYEAMGLTPKGQGARAIKEGWTLKDGKLPVNPSGGLKAKGHPIGATGVSMHVMTAMQLAGQAPEGMQLKNAKLGGIFNMGGAAVANYVSVLEPLK; encoded by the coding sequence ATGACCGCCAGCATCGTCGGATGGGCGCATACGCCGTTCGGCAAGTTCGACACCGAGACCGTCGAAAGCCTCGTCACCCGCGTGGCCAATGAGGCGATTGCCGATGCCGGCATTTCCGCGTCCGACGTCGATGAGATCGTGCTCGGCCATTTCAACGCCGGCTTCTCGCCGCAGGATTTTACCGCCTCGCTGGTGCTCCAGGCCGACCCGAAGCTGCGCTTCAAGCCGACGACCCGCGTCGAGAATGCCTGCGCCACCGGCTCCGCCGCGGTGCATCAGGGCCTGCGTGCGATTGACGCAGGCGCGGCCAGGATTGTGCTCGTCGTCGGCGTCGAGCAGATGACCCGCACCCCGGGGCCTGAGATCGGCAAGAACCTGCTCAAGGCGTCCTATCTGCCGGAAGACGGCGACACCGTCGGCGGCTTCGCCGGCGTGTTCGGCAAGATCGCCAGCTCCTATTTCCAGAAATACGGCGACCAGTCCGATGCGCTGGCGCTGATCGCGGCCAAGAACCACAAGAACGGCGTCGCCAATCCCTTTGCCCAGATGCGCAAGGACTTTGGCTTCGAGTTCTGCCGCGCCGAGAGCGAGAAGAACCCCTACGTCGCGGGTCCCCTGAAGCGTACCGACTGCTCGCTGGTCTCCGACGGCGCCGCGGCGCTCGTGCTGGCCGATGCCGAGACCGCCAAGGGCATGAGCAAGTCGATCGGCTTCCGCGCCACTGCGCACGCCCAGGACTTCCTGCCGATGTCCAAGCGCGACATCCTCCAGTTCGAGGGCTGCACGGTCGCCTGGCAGCGCGCGCTGGAGAAGGCGGGCGTTGCGCTCACCGATCTCTCCTTCGTCGAGACCCATGACTGCTTCACCGTCGCCGAGCTGATCGAATACGAAGCGATGGGCCTGACGCCGAAGGGGCAGGGCGCCCGCGCCATCAAGGAAGGCTGGACCCTCAAGGACGGCAAGCTGCCGGTCAATCCGTCCGGCGGCCTGAAGGCCAAGGGCCACCCGATCGGCGCCACCGGCGTCTCCATGCACGTGATGACCGCGATGCAGCTCGCCGGCCAGGCGCCCGAGGGCATGCAGCTGAAGAACGCCAAGCTTGGCGGCATCTTCAATATGGGCGGCGCAGCAGTTGCCAACTACGTCTCGGTGCTGGAGCCGCTGAAGTAA
- a CDS encoding thiolase family protein gives MSFITGVGLTPYGKHEGSSSLDLMSRAAQAALDDAGLKRAEIDGILCGYSTVSPHIMLATVFAEHFGIRPSYAHAVQVGGATGLAMTMLAHHLVEAGVARNVLVVAGENRLTGQSRDASIQALAQVGHPDYEVPLGPTIPAYYGLVATRYMHEYGVTEEDLAEFAVLMRAHACTHPGAQFHDPITVGDVMASKPVAMPLKLLDCCPVSDGGAAFVISRERTGEAGVRIRGCAQAHTHQHVTAAPALSELGAEISIASAKEAAGLAISDVRYAAIYDSFTITLAMLLEDLGLAGRGEAAARVRSGHFSRDGAMPLNTHGGLLSYGHCGVGGAMAHLVEAHLQMTGRAASRQVRDASIALLHGDGGVLSSHVSMFLERVR, from the coding sequence ATGAGCTTCATCACCGGCGTCGGCCTCACGCCCTACGGCAAGCACGAAGGCTCGTCCTCGCTCGACCTGATGAGCCGGGCCGCGCAAGCCGCGCTCGACGACGCCGGCCTCAAGCGTGCCGAGATCGACGGCATCCTCTGCGGCTATTCCACAGTCTCGCCGCACATCATGCTGGCGACGGTGTTTGCCGAGCATTTTGGCATCCGCCCGTCTTACGCGCATGCCGTGCAGGTCGGTGGCGCGACGGGCCTTGCGATGACCATGCTGGCCCATCACCTCGTCGAGGCGGGCGTCGCGCGCAACGTCCTCGTCGTTGCCGGCGAGAACCGGCTCACGGGGCAGAGCCGCGACGCTTCGATCCAGGCTTTGGCGCAGGTCGGCCATCCCGATTACGAGGTGCCGCTCGGCCCGACCATTCCCGCTTATTACGGTCTCGTCGCCACCCGCTACATGCACGAATACGGCGTGACGGAAGAGGACCTCGCCGAATTCGCGGTGCTGATGCGCGCGCATGCCTGCACCCATCCCGGCGCGCAATTCCACGATCCCATCACGGTCGGCGATGTCATGGCGTCCAAGCCGGTCGCGATGCCGCTCAAGCTGCTGGACTGCTGTCCGGTGTCAGACGGCGGCGCGGCCTTCGTCATCAGCCGTGAGCGGACCGGCGAGGCCGGCGTGCGCATCCGCGGCTGCGCCCAGGCGCATACCCATCAGCACGTGACGGCCGCGCCCGCACTCAGCGAGCTCGGTGCTGAAATCTCCATCGCCAGCGCCAAGGAGGCCGCCGGCCTTGCGATCTCCGACGTGCGCTACGCCGCGATCTACGACAGCTTTACGATCACGCTTGCCATGCTGCTGGAAGACCTCGGCCTTGCCGGCCGCGGCGAGGCGGCTGCGCGCGTGCGATCAGGTCATTTCAGCCGCGACGGCGCAATGCCGCTCAACACCCATGGCGGCCTGCTCAGCTATGGCCATTGCGGCGTCGGCGGCGCGATGGCGCATCTGGTCGAGGCGCATCTGCAGATGACGGGGCGGGCGGCTAGCCGCCAGGTGCGCGATGCCTCGATCGCGCTGCTGCACGGCGACGGCGGCGTGCTGTCGTCCCATGTGAGCATGTTTCTGGAGCGCGTGCGATGA
- the eda gene encoding bifunctional 4-hydroxy-2-oxoglutarate aldolase/2-dehydro-3-deoxy-phosphogluconate aldolase, whose protein sequence is MTTTAQQNHLVALFKAATVIPVLTIERIQDAVPLAKALVAGGVRTLEVTMRTPVAIEAARAMMAEVPEAVVGIGTILNPADFVRVEKLGVAFGISPGLTPDLLKVAADSSLPFAPGIATASELMLALSYGLDVAKFFPAEQAGGIKALRALGGPFPNVRFCPTGGVGEANAATWLAEPNVVAVGGSWLCPTAEIKAGNWAGITAICQRTLKALKAT, encoded by the coding sequence ATGACCACGACCGCCCAACAGAACCACCTCGTCGCGCTGTTCAAGGCCGCGACCGTCATTCCCGTCCTCACCATCGAGCGCATCCAGGATGCCGTGCCGCTGGCGAAAGCGCTGGTGGCCGGCGGCGTCCGCACGCTGGAGGTGACCATGCGCACCCCGGTTGCGATCGAGGCGGCGAGGGCGATGATGGCCGAGGTGCCCGAGGCGGTCGTCGGCATCGGCACGATCCTCAATCCGGCCGATTTCGTCCGCGTCGAGAAGCTCGGCGTCGCGTTCGGCATCAGCCCGGGCCTGACCCCCGATCTCCTGAAGGTCGCCGCCGACAGCTCCTTGCCGTTCGCGCCGGGCATCGCCACCGCGTCCGAGCTGATGCTGGCGCTGTCCTACGGCCTCGACGTCGCAAAATTCTTCCCGGCCGAGCAGGCCGGCGGCATCAAGGCCCTGCGCGCGCTGGGCGGGCCGTTCCCGAATGTGCGGTTCTGCCCGACCGGCGGTGTGGGCGAGGCCAATGCGGCCACCTGGCTCGCCGAGCCCAACGTGGTCGCGGTCGGCGGTTCCTGGCTATGCCCGACGGCGGAGATAAAGGCCGGGAACTGGGCCGGCATAACTGCCATCTGCCAGCGCACCCTCAAGGCCCTGAAAGCCACGTGA
- a CDS encoding carboxymuconolactone decarboxylase family protein: MARINYSDPIKASDRTREILDKNRNANIFRMMAHSPSYFEQYCRLGGAIRHKGELDPIVRELAITRTGILCEAPYEIVAHKRIGKNVGVTDEQNEALENWQAASCFNEVQRAALAFTDEIVKLKKPTDATFKAIAAKLTPAALVELQLSVGFYIMTSKFLETFEIDLQPVTEVVG; the protein is encoded by the coding sequence ATGGCCCGCATCAACTACAGCGACCCGATCAAGGCGTCCGACCGCACCCGTGAAATTCTCGACAAGAACCGCAACGCCAACATCTTCCGCATGATGGCGCACTCGCCGAGCTATTTTGAGCAGTATTGCCGGCTCGGCGGAGCCATCCGCCACAAGGGCGAGCTCGATCCCATCGTGCGCGAGCTCGCAATCACCCGCACCGGGATTTTGTGCGAGGCGCCGTATGAGATCGTCGCGCACAAGCGCATCGGCAAGAATGTCGGCGTCACCGATGAGCAGAACGAAGCGCTGGAGAATTGGCAGGCCGCGAGCTGCTTCAACGAGGTGCAGCGCGCCGCACTTGCCTTCACCGACGAGATCGTGAAGCTGAAGAAGCCGACGGATGCGACGTTCAAGGCGATCGCAGCGAAGCTGACACCGGCCGCGCTGGTCGAGCTCCAGCTTTCGGTCGGCTTCTACATCATGACGTCGAAATTTCTGGAGACCTTTGAAATCGACCTCCAGCCCGTCACGGAAGTGGTGGGCTGA
- a CDS encoding nucleoside triphosphate pyrophosphohydrolase family protein, with translation MTIDEYAVWAASIAKVDEHPSNERLSYLGLGLAGESGEVADHIKKLLRDDWLDKAGLVDELGDVIYYWACLCAATGQQPSELLKASAAKIKRRLSEAASR, from the coding sequence ATGACGATCGATGAATACGCGGTCTGGGCCGCGAGCATTGCGAAAGTCGATGAGCATCCGTCCAACGAGCGGCTGTCCTATCTCGGGCTCGGCCTCGCCGGCGAGTCCGGCGAGGTCGCCGACCACATCAAGAAGCTGCTGCGCGATGATTGGCTCGACAAGGCGGGCCTCGTCGATGAGCTCGGCGACGTCATCTACTACTGGGCTTGCCTGTGCGCCGCGACCGGCCAGCAGCCATCCGAATTGCTCAAGGCGAGCGCGGCCAAGATCAAGCGACGGCTGAGCGAAGCCGCGAGCCGCTGA
- a CDS encoding CaiB/BaiF CoA transferase family protein produces MGPLKGIKVVDMTTVLMGPYATQMLGDYGADVIKVESLDGDVTRLIGPTRHAGMGPVFLNTNRSKRSICLDLKKPAGREAVLRLLKDADVLVYNVRPQAMARLQLGYDVVSAINPRLVYAGVFGFGQDGPYAAKPAYDDLIQGATALPALMAQTGDGVPRYVPNALVDRIVGLTAVGAICASLVHRDRTGRGQRVDIPMFETMAGFVMGDHMGGLTYEPPLDKGGYARHLSRDRRPYKTSDGYLSVIVYNDKQWENFFKATSRDDLRADPKFATFAGRAANIDVVYAELARIFETRTTAEWIDLLTKADVPVMPMHDLASILHDEHLEATGFFPVVNHPTEGPIRSMKVTAAWSETEAEPVRLAPRLNEHGAEILREVGYSPDEIATMVRDGVTRSPPEERA; encoded by the coding sequence ATGGGGCCGCTGAAGGGCATCAAGGTCGTCGATATGACAACCGTGCTGATGGGTCCCTATGCGACCCAGATGCTCGGCGACTACGGCGCCGACGTCATCAAGGTGGAATCGCTCGACGGCGACGTCACCCGCCTGATCGGCCCGACGCGCCATGCCGGCATGGGCCCGGTGTTCCTCAACACCAACCGCAGCAAACGCTCGATCTGTCTCGATCTGAAGAAGCCCGCCGGCCGCGAGGCCGTGCTGCGGCTGCTGAAGGACGCCGACGTTCTCGTCTACAATGTCCGCCCGCAGGCGATGGCACGGCTTCAGCTCGGCTACGACGTCGTTTCCGCAATCAACCCGCGTCTCGTCTATGCCGGCGTGTTCGGCTTTGGCCAGGACGGGCCCTATGCGGCAAAACCCGCCTATGACGATTTGATCCAGGGCGCGACCGCGCTCCCCGCCTTGATGGCGCAGACCGGCGACGGCGTGCCGCGCTATGTGCCCAACGCGCTGGTCGACCGCATCGTCGGTCTCACTGCGGTCGGCGCGATCTGCGCCAGCCTCGTGCACCGGGATCGCACCGGCCGCGGCCAGCGCGTCGACATCCCGATGTTCGAGACCATGGCCGGCTTCGTCATGGGCGACCACATGGGCGGCCTCACCTACGAGCCGCCGCTCGACAAGGGCGGCTATGCCCGCCACCTCTCGCGCGACCGCCGGCCCTACAAGACCTCGGACGGCTATCTCAGCGTCATCGTCTACAACGACAAGCAGTGGGAGAACTTCTTCAAGGCAACGAGCCGCGACGATCTGCGCGCCGACCCCAAATTCGCGACATTCGCCGGCCGTGCCGCCAATATCGACGTCGTCTATGCCGAGCTCGCGCGCATCTTCGAGACGCGCACCACGGCCGAGTGGATCGATTTGCTGACCAAGGCCGACGTGCCGGTGATGCCGATGCACGACCTCGCGTCGATCCTGCACGACGAGCATCTGGAAGCCACCGGCTTCTTCCCGGTCGTGAACCACCCGACCGAAGGCCCGATCCGCAGCATGAAAGTGACGGCGGCCTGGTCGGAGACCGAGGCTGAGCCGGTGCGACTCGCGCCGCGGCTCAACGAGCACGGCGCGGAGATTCTGCGTGAGGTCGGCTACTCCCCGGACGAGATCGCGACCATGGTCCGCGATGGCGTCACGCGCTCGCCGCCGGAGGAGAGAGCATGA
- a CDS encoding TAXI family TRAP transporter solute-binding subunit, with protein sequence MLRGLTMLAPALVAGISFASTRYAIAEDIKLPATLTFTAYDTGTAGFNIAVGVGKMMKDKYGTDVRVLPAGNDVARLAPLRAKRAASSAMGSGTYFAQEGVFEFGSKEWGPQPLQIMLSSVDCNCGSLGVAADSGVKDLKDLKGKRVGFVVGSPALNQNSLAVLAFAGLTQKDVKVVEFASYGAMWKGLINNDTDAAFGTTITGPAKEAETSPRGLVWPPLPAKDKEGWARMQKVGSFFFPQTATCGAGITPDKPIELGNYPYPIFVAYASQPADQVYAMTKAMIVNYDAYKDSAPGAGGLAADRQTKNWVVPVHPGAVKALKEAGQWSDAQDAHNNKLIKRQEVLGAAWTEYGKSNPPADDKAFLDGWMKARAAALAKADMPNGFED encoded by the coding sequence ATGCTTCGTGGGCTGACCATGCTCGCGCCTGCCTTGGTTGCGGGCATTTCTTTTGCGTCTACACGCTATGCAATCGCCGAAGACATCAAGCTGCCGGCGACATTGACGTTCACCGCCTATGACACCGGCACCGCCGGCTTCAACATCGCGGTCGGCGTCGGCAAGATGATGAAGGACAAATACGGCACCGATGTGCGCGTGCTGCCCGCAGGCAACGACGTCGCGCGGCTTGCACCACTGCGCGCCAAGCGCGCGGCGTCATCCGCGATGGGATCGGGCACCTATTTCGCGCAGGAAGGCGTGTTCGAGTTCGGCTCGAAGGAATGGGGCCCGCAGCCGCTCCAGATCATGCTCTCGAGCGTCGATTGCAATTGCGGTTCGCTTGGGGTCGCAGCCGATAGCGGCGTGAAAGATCTGAAAGACCTGAAAGGCAAGCGCGTCGGATTCGTCGTGGGCTCGCCCGCGCTGAACCAGAACTCGCTCGCGGTGCTCGCCTTCGCAGGCCTGACGCAGAAGGACGTCAAGGTCGTCGAGTTCGCGAGCTACGGCGCGATGTGGAAAGGCTTGATCAACAACGACACCGACGCCGCCTTCGGCACCACCATCACCGGTCCCGCCAAGGAAGCCGAGACCTCGCCGCGCGGCCTGGTCTGGCCGCCACTGCCGGCGAAGGACAAGGAAGGCTGGGCGCGGATGCAGAAGGTCGGCTCGTTCTTCTTCCCGCAGACCGCGACCTGCGGCGCCGGCATCACGCCGGACAAGCCGATCGAGCTCGGCAACTACCCCTACCCGATCTTCGTCGCCTATGCCTCGCAGCCGGCCGACCAGGTCTATGCGATGACCAAGGCGATGATCGTCAACTACGACGCCTACAAGGACTCCGCGCCCGGCGCCGGCGGGCTCGCCGCCGACCGGCAGACCAAGAACTGGGTGGTGCCCGTGCATCCCGGCGCGGTGAAGGCCTTGAAAGAAGCCGGGCAATGGTCTGATGCGCAGGACGCGCACAACAACAAGCTGATCAAGCGGCAGGAGGTGCTTGGCGCGGCGTGGACCGAGTACGGCAAATCCAATCCGCCGGCGGATGACAAGGCGTTCCTCGATGGCTGGATGAAGGCGCGCGCGGCAGCGCTTGCGAAAGCCGACATGCCGAACGGGTTCGAGGACTAG